A region from the Mycolicibacterium phlei genome encodes:
- the priA gene encoding bifunctional 1-(5-phosphoribosyl)-5-((5-phosphoribosylamino)methylideneamino)imidazole-4-carboxamide isomerase/phosphoribosylanthranilate isomerase PriA codes for MSQRLILLPAVDVVDGKAVRLVQGQAGSETEYGSALDAALTWQRDGAEWIHLVDLDAAFGRGSNRELLADVVGKLDVKVELSGGIRDDESLAAALATGCARVNLGTAALENPQWCAKVVAEHGDKVAVGLDVKIVDGQHRLRGRGWETDGGDLWEVLERLDREGCSRFVVTDVTKDGTLRGPNLELLSQVTDRTDAPVIASGGVSSLDDLRAIATLTDRGVEGAIVGKALYAGRFTLPEALAAVGG; via the coding sequence GTGTCGCAACGACTGATTCTGCTTCCCGCTGTCGACGTGGTCGACGGCAAAGCCGTCCGCCTCGTGCAGGGCCAGGCCGGCAGTGAGACCGAGTACGGATCGGCCCTCGACGCCGCGCTGACCTGGCAGCGCGACGGCGCGGAGTGGATCCACCTGGTCGACCTCGACGCCGCGTTCGGCCGCGGCTCCAACCGTGAGCTGCTGGCCGACGTGGTCGGCAAGCTCGACGTCAAGGTCGAGCTGTCCGGCGGCATCCGCGACGACGAGTCGCTGGCCGCCGCGCTGGCCACCGGCTGCGCCCGGGTCAACCTGGGCACCGCCGCGCTGGAGAACCCGCAGTGGTGCGCGAAGGTGGTCGCCGAGCACGGCGACAAGGTGGCCGTCGGCCTGGACGTCAAGATCGTCGACGGCCAGCACCGGCTGCGCGGCCGCGGCTGGGAGACCGACGGCGGCGACCTGTGGGAGGTACTGGAACGCCTTGACCGCGAGGGCTGTTCGCGCTTCGTCGTCACCGACGTCACCAAGGACGGCACGCTGCGGGGCCCGAACCTGGAACTGCTGTCGCAGGTGACCGACCGCACGGATGCGCCGGTGATCGCCTCCGGCGGGGTGTCCAGCCTCGACGACCTGCGCGCGATCGCCACCCTCACCGACCGCGGGGTCGAGGGTGCGATCGTCGGGAAGGCGTTGTACGCCGGGCGGTTCACGCTGCCCGAGGCGCTGGCCGCGGTGGGAGGCTAG
- the hisH gene encoding imidazole glycerol phosphate synthase subunit HisH has translation MTKRVVILDYGSGNLRSAQRALERVGADVTVTADAEAAGNADGLVVPGVGAFAACMAGLRGIGGERIIAERVAAGRPVLGICVGMQILFARGVEFGVQTDGCGMWPGAVVRLDAPVIPHMGWNVVDAPTDSVLFAGIDPGTRFYFVHSYAAQQWEGDPSAKLTWATHGVPFLAAVEDGPLSATQFHPEKSGDAGAALLTNWVKALG, from the coding sequence GTGACAAAGCGAGTGGTGATCCTCGACTACGGATCGGGGAACCTGCGCTCGGCCCAGCGCGCCCTGGAGCGGGTCGGCGCCGACGTCACCGTCACCGCCGACGCCGAGGCCGCAGGCAACGCCGACGGGCTGGTGGTGCCCGGGGTGGGTGCGTTCGCGGCGTGCATGGCGGGGCTGCGCGGCATCGGCGGTGAGCGGATCATCGCCGAGCGGGTGGCCGCGGGTCGACCGGTGCTCGGGATCTGCGTCGGCATGCAGATCCTGTTCGCCCGCGGTGTGGAGTTCGGGGTACAGACCGACGGCTGCGGGATGTGGCCCGGTGCGGTGGTCAGGCTGGATGCGCCGGTGATCCCGCACATGGGCTGGAACGTCGTCGACGCCCCCACCGACAGCGTGCTGTTCGCCGGGATCGACCCGGGCACCCGGTTCTACTTCGTGCACTCCTACGCCGCCCAGCAGTGGGAGGGCGATCCGTCCGCGAAGCTGACCTGGGCCACGCACGGTGTGCCGTTCCTGGCCGCCGTGGAGGACGGTCCGCTGTCGGCGACGCAGTTCCATCCCGAGAAGAGCGGCGACGCCGGTGCCGCATTACTGACCAACTGGGTGAAGGCATTAGGTTGA
- the hisB gene encoding imidazoleglycerol-phosphate dehydratase HisB has protein sequence MTEPRRAVIERTTKESDIRVELNLDGTGQVSVDTGVPFFDHMLTSLGSHASFDLTVVARGDIEIEGHHTIEDTAIVLGQALGQALGDKKGIRRFGDAWIPMDETLAHAAVDVSGRPYCVHTGEPEHMLHFTIAGSQAPYHTVVNRHVFESLALNARIALHVRTIYGRDPHHITEAEYKAVARALRQAVEYDARVTGVPSTKGVL, from the coding sequence GTGACCGAGCCGCGTCGGGCTGTTATCGAGCGCACGACCAAGGAAAGCGACATCCGCGTCGAGCTGAACCTCGACGGCACCGGGCAGGTGAGCGTCGACACCGGCGTGCCGTTCTTCGACCACATGCTGACCTCGCTGGGCAGCCACGCCAGCTTCGACCTGACCGTCGTGGCGCGCGGTGACATCGAGATCGAGGGCCACCACACCATCGAGGACACCGCGATCGTGCTGGGCCAGGCGCTCGGGCAGGCGCTCGGCGACAAGAAGGGCATCCGCCGCTTCGGCGACGCCTGGATCCCGATGGACGAGACCCTCGCCCACGCCGCGGTCGACGTGTCCGGCCGGCCGTACTGCGTGCACACCGGCGAACCGGAGCACATGCTGCACTTCACCATCGCCGGCTCGCAGGCGCCGTACCACACCGTCGTCAACCGGCACGTGTTCGAGTCGCTGGCGCTCAACGCGCGCATCGCGCTGCACGTGCGCACCATCTACGGCCGCGACCCGCACCACATCACCGAGGCCGAGTACAAGGCGGTGGCGCGGGCGCTGCGCCAGGCCGTCGAGTACGACGCCCGGGTGACCGGTGTGCCGTCGACGAAAGGTGTGCTGTGA
- a CDS encoding histidinol-phosphate transaminase: MSAGDVPGARVSLDDLPLRADLRGKSPYGAPQLDVPVRLNTNENPHPPSQALIDDVTASVAAVAGELHRYPDRDAVALRTDLAAYVTRQTGTRVTVENVWAANGSNEILQQLLQAFGGPGRSAIGFVPSYSMHPIISDGTQTAWLVANRAADFSLDTDAAAAAIRAHNPDIVFVTSPNNPSGQSVPLADLRRLLDAMSGGVMIVDEAYGEFSSQPSAVALIDDYPQRLVVSRTMSKAFAFAGGRLGYLIAAPAVIDAMLLVRLPYHLSVLTQAAARAALRHADDTLASVATLIAERNRVSAALSEMGFTVIPSDANFILFGEFADAPATWQRYLDAGVLIRDVGIPGYLRATTGLAAENDALLAVSARLAKTELSTLGAT, encoded by the coding sequence GTGAGCGCCGGCGACGTGCCCGGTGCCCGCGTATCGCTCGACGACCTGCCGCTGCGCGCCGACCTGCGGGGTAAATCCCCGTACGGCGCACCGCAACTCGACGTGCCGGTGCGGCTCAACACCAACGAGAACCCGCACCCGCCCAGCCAGGCGCTGATCGACGACGTGACCGCGTCGGTGGCCGCGGTGGCGGGGGAGTTGCACCGCTATCCCGACCGCGACGCGGTGGCGCTGCGCACCGACCTGGCGGCCTACGTCACCAGACAGACCGGCACCCGGGTGACCGTCGAGAACGTCTGGGCGGCAAACGGATCCAACGAGATCCTGCAGCAGCTGCTGCAGGCGTTCGGTGGGCCGGGCCGCAGCGCGATCGGGTTCGTGCCGTCGTACTCGATGCACCCGATCATCTCCGACGGCACCCAGACCGCGTGGCTGGTGGCCAACCGCGCCGCCGACTTCAGCCTCGACACCGACGCCGCGGCCGCCGCGATCCGTGCGCACAACCCCGACATCGTGTTCGTCACCAGCCCGAACAACCCGTCGGGACAGAGCGTTCCGTTGGCCGACCTGCGCCGCCTGCTCGACGCGATGAGCGGCGGCGTGATGATCGTCGACGAGGCCTACGGTGAGTTCTCCTCGCAGCCCAGCGCCGTGGCGCTGATCGACGATTACCCGCAGCGGCTGGTGGTGAGCCGGACCATGAGCAAGGCGTTCGCGTTCGCCGGCGGCCGGCTGGGCTACCTGATCGCCGCGCCCGCCGTGATCGACGCGATGCTGCTGGTGCGCCTGCCGTACCACCTGTCGGTGCTGACCCAGGCCGCCGCGCGCGCCGCGCTGCGGCACGCCGACGACACCCTGGCCAGCGTCGCCACCCTGATCGCCGAACGCAACCGGGTCTCGGCGGCGCTGTCGGAGATGGGTTTCACCGTCATTCCCAGCGATGCCAACTTCATCCTGTTCGGCGAGTTCGCCGACGCCCCCGCCACCTGGCAGCGTTACCTGGACGCCGGGGTGCTGATCCGCGACGTCGGCATCCCCGGGTACCTGCGCGCCACCACCGGCCTGGCAGCGGAGAACGACGCGCTGCTGGCCGTCAGCGCCCGGCTGGCCAAGACCGAACTATCCACCCTAGGAGCAACGTGA
- the hisD gene encoding histidinol dehydrogenase translates to MNSVNVSPGPIARIDLRNRSMSAAQLRAALPRGGVDVDAVLPRVRPIVDAVAERGAAAALEYTESFDGVRPALVRVPADKLAAALDALPADVRTALEVAIERTRAVHADQRRTDTTTTLAPGATVTERWVPVERVGLYVPGGNAVYPSSVVMNVVPAQTAGVDSLVIASPPQKTNPEPFAGLPHPTILAAAALLGVDEVWAVGGAQSVALLAHGGTDTDGTELAPVDMITGPGNIYVTAAKRICRSLVGIDAEAGPTEIAILADHTADPAHVAADLISQAEHDEMAASVLVTPSVELADATDRELVEQLKTTVHRERVAAALGGKQSAIVLVDDLQAGIRVVNSYAAEHLEIQTKDAREVAGRIRSAGAIFVGAYSPVSLGDYCAGSNHVLPTAGCARHSSGLSVQTFLRGIHVIDYDEAALKDVSGYVITLAQAENLPAHGEAVRRRFER, encoded by the coding sequence ATGAACAGCGTGAATGTATCGCCGGGGCCCATCGCCCGCATCGACTTGCGTAACCGCTCCATGAGTGCGGCGCAGCTGCGGGCCGCGCTACCCCGGGGCGGGGTCGACGTGGACGCGGTGCTGCCGCGGGTGCGGCCGATCGTCGACGCGGTGGCCGAACGCGGCGCCGCGGCGGCCCTGGAGTACACGGAATCGTTCGACGGCGTGCGTCCGGCGCTGGTCCGGGTGCCCGCCGACAAGCTGGCGGCCGCGCTCGACGCGCTGCCCGCCGACGTGCGCACCGCGCTGGAGGTGGCCATCGAGCGCACCCGCGCCGTGCACGCCGACCAGCGCCGCACCGACACCACGACGACGCTGGCGCCGGGCGCGACGGTGACCGAGCGCTGGGTTCCGGTGGAGCGGGTCGGGCTCTATGTGCCCGGCGGCAACGCCGTCTACCCGTCGAGCGTGGTGATGAACGTGGTGCCCGCGCAGACCGCGGGCGTCGACTCGCTGGTGATCGCCAGCCCGCCGCAGAAGACCAACCCGGAGCCGTTCGCCGGGCTGCCGCACCCGACGATTCTGGCGGCGGCGGCGCTGCTGGGCGTCGACGAGGTGTGGGCCGTCGGCGGCGCCCAGTCCGTGGCGCTGCTGGCGCACGGCGGCACCGACACCGACGGCACCGAGCTCGCGCCGGTCGACATGATCACCGGCCCCGGCAACATCTACGTCACCGCCGCCAAGCGGATCTGCCGCTCGCTGGTGGGCATCGACGCCGAGGCCGGCCCGACCGAGATCGCGATCCTGGCCGACCACACCGCCGACCCGGCGCACGTCGCCGCCGACCTGATCAGCCAGGCCGAGCACGACGAGATGGCGGCCAGTGTGCTGGTCACCCCGTCGGTCGAGCTGGCCGACGCCACCGACCGTGAACTGGTCGAGCAGCTCAAGACCACCGTGCACCGCGAGCGGGTGGCCGCCGCGCTGGGCGGTAAGCAGTCGGCCATCGTGCTGGTCGACGACCTTCAGGCCGGTATCCGGGTGGTCAACTCGTACGCCGCCGAGCACCTGGAGATCCAGACCAAGGACGCCCGCGAGGTGGCCGGGCGGATCCGGTCGGCAGGCGCGATCTTCGTCGGCGCCTACTCACCGGTCAGCCTCGGTGACTACTGCGCGGGTTCCAACCATGTGCTGCCCACCGCCGGCTGTGCCCGGCACTCCTCGGGGCTGTCGGTGCAGACGTTCCTGCGCGGCATCCACGTCATCGACTACGACGAGGCCGCGCTCAAGGACGTGTCCGGATACGTCATCACGCTGGCCCAGGCCGAGAACCTGCCCGCCCACGGCGAGGCGGTGCGGCGGAGGTTCGAGCGGTGA
- a CDS encoding nitroreductase family deazaflavin-dependent oxidoreductase, translating into MRASEHPNNAPGIPMLFPPWLENLQVKYFNKLVKPLSRVMPGMATITHRGRRSGKPYETIVTAYRSGDTVAIALAHGKTDWVKNVLVAGEADLRVGRRTLHLVNPRIVPAGGDPTGLPRMARLQVGRVAVFVADVSHDAAA; encoded by the coding sequence ATGCGAGCCAGCGAGCACCCCAACAACGCCCCCGGCATCCCCATGCTGTTTCCACCGTGGCTGGAGAACCTGCAGGTCAAGTACTTCAACAAGCTCGTCAAGCCGCTGTCGCGGGTGATGCCCGGGATGGCCACGATCACCCATCGCGGCCGCAGGTCCGGCAAGCCCTACGAGACGATCGTCACTGCCTACCGATCCGGGGACACCGTCGCGATCGCGCTGGCGCACGGCAAGACGGACTGGGTGAAGAACGTGCTGGTCGCCGGCGAGGCCGATCTGCGGGTCGGCAGGCGCACCCTGCACCTGGTCAATCCGCGGATCGTGCCCGCAGGCGGCGACCCGACCGGTCTGCCGCGGATGGCACGGCTGCAGGTCGGCCGTGTGGCGGTCTTCGTCGCCGACGTCAGCCACGACGCCGCTGCTTGA
- a CDS encoding TetR/AcrR family transcriptional regulator encodes MPRPDRSRAALVETAARLFRRQGYAATGINQILAQAGVRPGSLYHHFPEGKQQLAAAVVAHEGAEIERRLRESLAADRPVADLVDGWIDAMAAGLATDPRDGCPIEPLATESVHASAPVREASAAVFDSWRRAVADRLAADGWAPGDAERTALALVALVEGALLLSRVRGDADALAAAKAAARALLATYRAR; translated from the coding sequence ATGCCCCGCCCGGACCGTAGCCGCGCCGCGCTGGTGGAGACCGCGGCCCGGCTGTTCCGCAGGCAGGGCTACGCGGCCACCGGGATCAACCAGATCCTCGCGCAGGCCGGCGTGCGGCCTGGATCGCTGTACCACCACTTTCCGGAGGGCAAACAGCAGCTGGCGGCCGCCGTGGTGGCCCACGAGGGCGCCGAGATCGAGCGCCGGCTGCGGGAGTCGCTGGCGGCGGACCGTCCGGTCGCCGACCTGGTCGACGGCTGGATCGACGCGATGGCCGCCGGGCTGGCCACCGATCCCCGCGACGGCTGCCCGATCGAGCCGTTGGCCACCGAGTCGGTGCACGCCAGCGCGCCGGTGCGGGAGGCGTCGGCGGCGGTGTTCGACAGCTGGCGCCGCGCCGTCGCCGACCGGCTGGCCGCCGACGGCTGGGCCCCGGGCGACGCCGAGCGCACGGCGCTGGCGCTGGTCGCGCTGGTCGAGGGCGCCCTGCTGCTGTCCCGCGTGCGCGGCGACGCCGACGCGCTGGCCGCCGCCAAGGCGGCCGCACGCGCCCTGCTGGCTACTTACAGAGCTCGGTGA
- the nadC gene encoding carboxylating nicotinate-nucleotide diphosphorylase — protein sequence MKMSPAELDEARRVIARALEEDLRYGPDVTTQATVDPAARTTASMVAREPGVIAGVDIALLTLDEVLGAGNYLVKDRVEDGTRVQPGGVVLTVEAPTQGLLTAERTMLNLVCHLSGIATTTATWVDAVSGTNAKIRDTRKTLPGLRALQKYAVRVGGGVNHRMGLGDAALIKDNHVAAAGSVVAALRAVRAAAPDIECEVEVDSLEQLDEVLAENVELILLDNFPVWQTQIAVQRRDARAPQTKLESSGGLSLDRAADFAGTGVDYLAVGALTHSVRVLDIGLDV from the coding sequence ATGAAGATGAGTCCGGCCGAACTCGACGAGGCGCGCCGCGTGATCGCCCGCGCGCTCGAGGAGGACCTGCGCTACGGACCCGACGTGACCACCCAGGCCACCGTCGACCCCGCCGCCCGCACCACCGCGTCGATGGTGGCCCGCGAGCCCGGCGTGATCGCCGGGGTCGACATCGCACTGCTCACCCTCGACGAGGTGCTCGGCGCCGGGAACTACCTGGTCAAAGACCGCGTCGAGGACGGCACCCGGGTGCAGCCCGGCGGCGTCGTGCTCACCGTCGAGGCACCCACCCAGGGCCTGCTGACCGCGGAGCGGACGATGCTGAACCTGGTCTGCCACCTGTCCGGCATCGCCACCACGACCGCCACCTGGGTGGACGCCGTCTCGGGCACCAACGCCAAGATCCGCGACACCCGCAAGACGCTGCCGGGTCTGCGCGCCCTGCAGAAGTACGCGGTGCGCGTCGGCGGCGGGGTCAACCACCGGATGGGTCTCGGCGACGCCGCGCTGATCAAGGACAACCACGTGGCGGCCGCCGGATCGGTGGTCGCCGCGCTGCGGGCGGTGCGCGCTGCGGCCCCCGACATCGAGTGCGAGGTCGAGGTCGATTCGCTGGAACAGCTCGACGAGGTGCTCGCCGAGAATGTCGAGCTGATCCTGCTGGACAACTTCCCGGTGTGGCAGACCCAGATCGCGGTGCAGCGCCGCGACGCCCGGGCACCCCAGACCAAGCTCGAGTCCTCCGGCGGGTTGAGCCTGGACCGCGCCGCCGACTTTGCCGGAACCGGTGTCGACTACCTCGCGGTCGGGGCGCTCACGCATTCGGTGCGCGTCCTCGACATCGGTTTGGACGTCTAA
- a CDS encoding L-aspartate oxidase, whose amino-acid sequence MTRAAACGAGRWAGHWQQRADVVVIGTGVAGLVAGLAAHRQGRKVLVLSKTGDTATFHAQGGIAVVLPEGLHEDGDSIERHVADTVAAGGGLCDVDAVRSIVSDGYRAVRDLVADGARFDEAAPGSWALTREGGHSRRRIIHAGGDSTGAEVQRALNAAAAGLDIRHNHVAVEILHEAGAVTGVLVLNADGPGVVHAPSVILATGGLGHLYSATTNPDGSTGDGVALAMWAGLPVSDVEFIQFHPTMLYDGHATGRRPLITEAIRGEGARLIDAQGNPVTDGVHPMGDLAPRDVVAAAIHARIEQTGAPCVYLDARAITGFAQRFPTVTAACLAAGIDPAVDPIPVVPGAHYSCGGVVTDTHGRTELAGLFAAGEVARTGLHGANRLASNSLLEGLVVGGRAGRAAAAHAADAGPVTAHPPGPAVRSALPRTDLQRAMTRYAGVVRDGDGLSVLAAELDTARPRAVTSRADFEDVALTTVAAAVAAAATTRTESRGCHHRRDYPDTDPGLARSLIAVEACC is encoded by the coding sequence ATGACACGCGCGGCGGCCTGCGGCGCGGGCCGGTGGGCAGGCCACTGGCAGCAGCGCGCCGACGTCGTCGTCATCGGCACCGGCGTGGCCGGGCTGGTGGCAGGCCTGGCCGCGCACCGACAGGGCCGCAAAGTCCTGGTACTGAGCAAGACCGGTGACACCGCCACGTTCCACGCCCAGGGCGGGATCGCGGTGGTGCTGCCCGAGGGGCTGCACGAGGACGGCGACTCGATCGAACGTCACGTCGCCGACACCGTCGCCGCCGGCGGCGGCCTGTGTGACGTCGACGCCGTGCGCTCGATCGTCTCCGACGGCTACCGCGCGGTGCGCGACCTGGTCGCCGACGGCGCCCGGTTCGACGAGGCCGCGCCCGGCTCCTGGGCACTGACCCGCGAGGGCGGCCACTCGCGCAGGCGGATCATCCACGCCGGCGGCGACTCCACCGGCGCCGAGGTGCAACGCGCGCTCAACGCCGCCGCCGCGGGGCTGGACATCCGGCACAACCACGTCGCGGTCGAGATCCTGCACGAGGCCGGCGCGGTCACCGGTGTGCTGGTGCTCAACGCTGACGGCCCCGGGGTGGTGCACGCCCCGTCGGTCATCCTGGCCACCGGCGGGCTCGGCCACCTGTACTCGGCCACCACCAACCCCGACGGCTCCACCGGTGACGGTGTGGCACTGGCGATGTGGGCCGGTCTGCCGGTCAGCGACGTCGAGTTCATCCAGTTCCACCCGACGATGCTGTACGACGGGCACGCCACCGGCAGGCGCCCGCTGATCACCGAGGCGATCCGCGGTGAGGGCGCCAGACTCATTGACGCACAGGGAAACCCGGTCACCGACGGCGTGCACCCGATGGGTGATCTGGCACCCCGCGACGTGGTCGCCGCCGCGATCCACGCCCGCATCGAGCAGACCGGCGCGCCGTGCGTGTACCTCGACGCGCGCGCGATCACCGGCTTCGCGCAACGGTTCCCGACGGTCACCGCCGCCTGCCTGGCCGCGGGTATCGACCCCGCCGTCGACCCCATCCCGGTGGTGCCCGGTGCGCACTACAGCTGCGGCGGCGTCGTCACCGACACCCACGGCCGCACCGAGCTGGCCGGGCTGTTCGCCGCCGGGGAGGTCGCCCGCACCGGGCTGCACGGCGCGAACCGGCTGGCCTCCAACAGCCTGCTCGAGGGCCTGGTGGTGGGCGGGCGCGCCGGACGGGCCGCCGCCGCGCACGCCGCCGACGCCGGCCCGGTCACCGCGCACCCGCCCGGGCCCGCGGTGCGCTCGGCGCTGCCGCGCACCGACCTGCAGCGGGCGATGACCCGCTACGCAGGGGTGGTCCGCGACGGCGACGGGCTGAGTGTGCTGGCCGCCGAACTCGACACCGCCCGCCCGCGGGCCGTCACCTCCCGCGCCGACTTCGAGGACGTCGCGCTGACCACCGTCGCCGCCGCCGTCGCGGCCGCGGCGACCACCCGTACCGAATCGCGGGGCTGCCACCACCGCCGCGACTATCCCGACACCGATCCGGGCCTGGCCCGGAGCCTCATCGCTGTGGAGGCCTGCTGCTGA
- the nadA gene encoding quinolinate synthase NadA, which translates to MTVLDRVPADDEIQADEWWAEEIRRLAKKRNATILAHNYQLPAIQDVADHVGDSLALSRIAAEVPEETIVFCGVHFMAETAKILSPDKTVLIPDARAGCSLADSISADDLRAWKADHPDAVVVSYVNTTAAVKAETDICCTSSNAVDVVASIPEDREVLFCPDQFLGAHVRRVTGRTNMHIWAGECHVHAGINGDELADQARRHPDAELFVHPECGCATSALYLAGEGAFPEDRVKILSTGGMLDAARETGARQVLVATEVGMLHQLRRAAPDVDFMAVNDRASCKYMKMITPAALLRCLMDGTDEVHVDPDTASRARASVQRMIEIGQPGGGE; encoded by the coding sequence ATGACGGTTCTGGACCGTGTGCCCGCAGACGATGAGATCCAGGCCGACGAGTGGTGGGCCGAGGAGATCCGGCGGCTCGCCAAGAAGCGCAACGCGACGATCCTCGCGCACAACTACCAGCTGCCCGCCATCCAGGACGTCGCCGATCACGTCGGTGACTCGCTGGCGCTGTCGCGCATCGCGGCCGAGGTGCCCGAGGAGACCATCGTCTTCTGCGGTGTGCACTTCATGGCCGAGACCGCCAAGATCCTGTCGCCGGACAAGACCGTGCTGATCCCCGACGCGCGGGCCGGCTGCTCGCTCGCCGACTCGATCTCCGCCGACGACCTGCGCGCGTGGAAGGCCGACCACCCCGACGCCGTGGTGGTGTCCTACGTCAACACCACCGCCGCGGTGAAGGCCGAGACCGACATCTGCTGCACCTCCTCCAACGCCGTCGACGTGGTGGCCTCGATCCCCGAGGACCGCGAGGTGCTGTTCTGCCCGGACCAGTTCCTCGGCGCCCACGTGCGCCGGGTGACCGGCCGCACCAACATGCACATCTGGGCCGGGGAGTGCCACGTGCACGCCGGCATCAACGGTGACGAGCTGGCCGACCAGGCCCGCCGCCACCCCGACGCCGAACTGTTCGTGCACCCCGAATGTGGTTGCGCCACTTCGGCGTTGTACCTCGCCGGCGAGGGCGCCTTCCCGGAGGACCGGGTCAAGATCCTGTCCACCGGCGGCATGCTCGACGCCGCCCGCGAGACCGGAGCCCGGCAGGTGCTGGTGGCCACCGAGGTCGGCATGCTGCACCAGTTGCGCCGTGCCGCACCGGACGTCGACTTCATGGCGGTCAACGACCGGGCGTCATGCAAGTACATGAAGATGATCACCCCCGCCGCGCTGCTGCGCTGCCTGATGGACGGGACCGACGAGGTCCACGTCGACCCGGACACCGCGAGCCGGGCCCGGGCCAGCGTCCAGCGCATGATCGAGATCGGGCAACCCGGCGGCGGGGAATGA
- a CDS encoding NUDIX hydrolase: MLAAVFQVREVTPRKPALHVLLWQRALEPERGKWSLPGGRLGDDEDMTSSVRRQLAEKVDLREVAHLEQLAVFSDPNRVPGVRTIASTFLGLVPSPATPELPPDTRWHPVGDLPPMAFDHGPMVEHARTRLVAKLSYTNIGYALAPTEFAMSTLRDIYSAALGHHVDATNLQRVLERRKVITRTGTTAPSGRGGGRPAALYRFTEARYRVTDEFAALRPPG; this comes from the coding sequence GTGCTCGCCGCTGTGTTCCAGGTTCGCGAGGTCACGCCGCGCAAACCCGCACTTCACGTGCTGTTGTGGCAGCGCGCGCTGGAGCCCGAGCGCGGTAAGTGGTCGCTGCCCGGCGGCCGGCTCGGCGACGACGAGGACATGACCAGCTCGGTGCGCCGCCAACTCGCCGAGAAGGTGGACCTGCGTGAGGTTGCTCACCTCGAACAGCTCGCGGTCTTCTCCGACCCGAACCGGGTGCCCGGTGTGCGCACCATCGCCTCGACGTTCTTGGGCCTGGTGCCCTCCCCCGCCACCCCGGAACTGCCGCCGGACACCCGCTGGCATCCGGTCGGCGATCTGCCGCCGATGGCGTTCGACCACGGCCCGATGGTTGAGCACGCCCGCACCCGCCTGGTCGCCAAGCTGTCCTACACGAACATCGGATACGCCTTGGCGCCAACGGAGTTCGCGATGTCGACGCTGCGCGACATCTACAGCGCCGCGCTCGGGCACCACGTCGACGCGACCAACCTGCAGCGCGTGCTCGAGCGGCGCAAGGTCATCACCCGCACCGGCACGACGGCGCCGTCGGGCCGGGGCGGCGGCCGACCGGCCGCGCTGTACCGGTTCACCGAGGCGCGGTACCGCGTCACCGACGAGTTCGCCGCGCTCCGGCCGCCGGGGTGA